In Dehalococcoidia bacterium, the following proteins share a genomic window:
- a CDS encoding lactonase family protein: MAQSSLVAVGTYTRTTSDGIYICEFDGETGDLEPVSSMAGAENPSFLARHPNGQTLYAASETEEFEGKRLGALYAYSIDADTGRLSPINAVGSGGAGPCHVSVDATGRYLLAANYHGGSVCVAPINDDGSLEPLSCFIQHEGSSINPARQEQAHAHSINLDPQNRFAYVPDLGQDKVVIYRLDLDSGELVANEPASVEAEPGAGPRHFDFSPNGTRAYVINELGCTITGYDYDSGSGALTPFQTVGMLPAAGFGRRNTTADIHVHPSGRFVYGSNRGHDSIAIFSVDEETGHLTAVGHESTQGWTPRNFAIDPSGEFLLAANQDSDTIVSFRIDGESGALEPTGSVIEIPMPVCLKFLG; encoded by the coding sequence ATGGCTCAATCTAGCCTTGTCGCGGTAGGCACATACACACGGACTACTTCGGACGGAATTTATATCTGCGAGTTTGATGGTGAGACAGGAGACCTGGAGCCTGTGTCATCGATGGCCGGGGCTGAGAACCCGTCTTTTCTCGCGCGCCACCCTAACGGACAGACTCTGTACGCAGCCTCTGAAACCGAGGAGTTCGAGGGCAAGCGACTGGGTGCGCTGTACGCGTACTCCATCGACGCGGATACCGGCCGGCTGTCTCCAATCAACGCGGTGGGTTCAGGTGGCGCAGGGCCGTGTCACGTGAGCGTCGACGCGACTGGCCGCTACCTGCTTGCAGCGAACTACCACGGGGGCAGCGTGTGCGTCGCGCCGATCAACGACGATGGCAGCCTGGAGCCACTGTCGTGCTTCATCCAACACGAGGGGTCGAGCATCAACCCGGCTCGTCAGGAGCAGGCACACGCCCACTCGATCAACCTCGACCCGCAGAATCGGTTCGCATACGTGCCCGACCTCGGTCAGGACAAGGTGGTGATCTACCGGCTTGACCTGGATAGCGGCGAGCTTGTGGCGAACGAGCCCGCATCTGTCGAGGCCGAACCCGGCGCCGGGCCACGTCACTTCGATTTCAGTCCAAACGGAACCCGCGCGTACGTCATAAACGAGCTTGGTTGCACTATCACGGGCTACGACTATGACAGCGGCAGCGGTGCGCTGACCCCGTTCCAGACGGTCGGCATGCTGCCTGCGGCGGGATTCGGGAGACGTAACACGACCGCCGACATCCACGTCCACCCGTCGGGCAGGTTCGTGTACGGGTCCAACCGGGGTCACGACAGCATCGCCATCTTCTCAGTGGACGAGGAGACTGGACACCTGACGGCTGTGGGTCACGAGTCGACCCAGGGATGGACACCACGCAACTTCGCGATAGACCCGTCTGGCGAGTTCCTGCTTGCGGCCAACCAGGACTCGGACACCATCGTGTCGTTCAGGATCGACGGCGAGTCAGGGGCTCTTGAGCCGACCGGGAGCGTCATCGAGATCCCGATGCCGGTGTGCCTGAAGTTCCTAGGGTAG
- a CDS encoding ImmA/IrrE family metallo-endopeptidase, whose product MRRLQRDQISTATPETATLKQAQDLCINSGVVLTIIRPVPKTALSGATRWLTPRKALIQLSARHMTDDHLWFSFFHEAAHILLHSKRDVFVHETKGKLTKADIEANQWAADFLIPPDDWEEFTMTSHFSQRNVIRFAENQGISPGIVVGRLQYENHLPWSHLNYLKERLTWADDSTD is encoded by the coding sequence ATGCGCCGACTACAACGCGACCAGATTTCGACTGCCACACCAGAAACGGCAACACTAAAGCAGGCACAAGACCTCTGCATTAACTCAGGCGTTGTGCTGACAATCATCAGGCCTGTTCCAAAGACGGCCCTCAGCGGGGCTACCCGATGGCTGACGCCACGTAAGGCGTTGATTCAATTGAGCGCTCGCCACATGACTGATGACCATCTGTGGTTCAGCTTCTTCCACGAGGCCGCCCATATTCTGTTGCACAGCAAGAGGGATGTATTCGTCCATGAGACGAAGGGTAAGTTGACCAAGGCCGACATCGAAGCCAACCAATGGGCTGCGGATTTCCTCATCCCGCCTGATGACTGGGAAGAATTCACAATGACTTCCCATTTCAGTCAACGTAACGTGATCCGATTCGCCGAGAATCAGGGCATTTCTCCAGGCATCGTAGTTGGAAGGCTACAGTACGAAAATCATCTTCCTTGGAGTCACCTCAACTACCTGAAGGAGCGCCTTACTTGGGCAGACGACTCTACTGACTAA